The following are encoded together in the Juglans microcarpa x Juglans regia isolate MS1-56 chromosome 2D, Jm3101_v1.0, whole genome shotgun sequence genome:
- the LOC121250694 gene encoding cell wall / vacuolar inhibitor of fructosidase 2-like: MGSAIFLLFSLLSLVFPHYIFHGQPYIFVTGDANLIQKTCKSTKYYDLCLSSLKSVPTSLSADTKGLAVIMVGVGMADATATSSYLSSQLLSSTNDTILKKVLKECADKYSYAGNALQASVQDLAAESYDYAYMHITAAADYPNACHNGFRRYPGLIYPPDLARREEGLKHLCFVVLGIIDLLGS, translated from the coding sequence ATGGGTTCTGCCATTTTCTtgcttttctctcttctctcccttgTATTTCCTCACTACATTTTTCACGGCCAACCATATATTTTTGTGACTGGAGACGCCAATCTGATCCAAAAGACTTGCAAAAGTACCAAATATTACGACCTTTGCCTGTCGTCTCTCAAATCAGTTCCCACCAGTCTGAGTGCTGATACCAAGGGATTGGCAGTCATCATGGTTGGGGTAGGAATGGCCGATGCCACCGCCACTTCCTCGTACTTGTCCTCTCAGTTGCTTAGCAGTACTAACGATACTATCTTGAAGAAGGTCCTCAAGGAATGCGCAGACAAGTACAGCTATGCCGGGAATGCTCTCCAAGCTTCTGTCCAGGACTTGGCCGCTGAATCTTATGACTATGCTTACATGCACATCACTGCAGCTGCAGACTATCCTAATGCTTGCCACAACGGCTTCAGACGGTATCCGGGACTCATTTATCCCCCAGATCTTGCACGTAGAGAGGAGGGTTTGAAGCATCTTTGTTTTGTAGTTTTGGGAATTATTGATCTGCTTGGCTCGTGA